The DNA region aattaatttttaaaaaaatagatgtgggatcaaataaaaacaaataaaaagaggGCGTTAGCTCCCTCTTTAAAAGGGAGCTCAACGCCCCCTTAAACTGCCATCCGAATTGGATGGTTATGGAAATAGAAGCCTCAGGCTTCATTAATATTGAAGCCTGAGGCTTCTCTGGaaatagtgaatttttttttttaattatcgtATTAATGATTGTTTTGGTATTTGCTCAAAACATTAAAGAGTAATGGTGCTAAATATaacatttgttattatttttgttgtcacaaaaaaataattatttgtaacatttttaggtcattaataaatatttttgtgtcAAAATAATTCtcacaaataaatacaattattGTGACCAaagtgttgtcacaataaaataattaattgtaacaattttagttgtcactaaatcaattttttgtaataacatattaggtcacaaattgtacatttattgttatttcaaaaattgtacatttattgtgaccactattggtatcactcaaatactacttttagtgtatgtaaacattgtcacaaaagccttgagtaattgtgacagcttttcaaaagtcgtcactattacaatagtgacggaggatatagtgacgacaggtgacgacttcaaaaattggtcactaatttcaatagtgaccaaaatcgATAGTTTTGGTGACAACTTCTGTTGtcaccaaaataataattaaaaaaaatttataatatgtttttataataacaaaacttattatatataattatatatacgaaaagaataaaaaaaaattccgatTGAATCGGAACCAGAACCTTTATGTAAGGTTCCGGTTCTGGTTTGTGTAACCTTGGAACCGTGAACCGGCGGTTCCAAACTGGAACGAACCGCGGTCACCCCTAGGCAGGCCGTCGGTGGGCTCGGCGCACGCCGCAAGGGAGGGGAGGTGCAGTGGATTGTAGAAGGGTtgtggtgatttggtctagtgagcactGGTCCGGGTGAAGGCACAGAGGAGGGCCAGCGTGTTGATTTTTGGgatttacttaaaaattttgggttgacttaaaaagaagatccaTAAGCTAATTACTtgtgccatgtcatcatagtaacctggtaacctatgaaaaatgctagatgaaaaaaattaatggtttgtgtatcgaaatggaccttatgaaagttcaaggtgcggcatgaataatccaatacagttcatggtgcggaatgacactttagcctaaatttttttttgaaaacataatataagttagtaaatgaaactaaatattcCCCTGCTTGATATTATGAGAATGACACAAGTCCACATTGTTaggtggactcgggtctatGATATAACTATTTGCTTCTCACTATCCTTCAAGCGGTTACTGATGACAGATAGATTTCGTAATCGTTTTTGCTTATGAACTTCAGCCTGCAATGACAAACATATTTAACAACCGGAAAAAGAACACTAATATTTCacggaaaagaaaaacaataaaggattatatatattcctttgATCGGAAGAAAGAGTAATTCCCATGCATTTGTCTTCTCTTTCTCCCATGTTTTAAGTACTTTAATTTGCAGTTACGCTAAGCTCCGTAAGCCTCTATAAACGCTATTCCCTCAGCTCCCCTGATGAGTGCTTAAAGAGATAATGCAAATTCtacatcttcatcatcacctcTGGATCTTATTATTTGGAATCCTTGGTAaattgtgtgtgtatgtgtgtgtttttaaACATAATTCTTCTTTATATTCATACATAATGAAGGTAGGTATAACTAGCATAGGTTAATTATTAGGTGATTCTTCTTCCAAGCTACTAACAAGTTTCTTGATGTATTAATGTTTGTGTGCATTGTATTTCAGGCAACATTGCATCAATCTTTGTATTTCTGGCACCAGTGTAAGAATTAGTGATTACTATGCTGGTAGCAATGTGATTTTATTTGGTATTGGATGTGGTTATTCAGGCTAttgtaacattatattattgcagGTCAACATTTATTCAAATTTGCAGAGCCAAATCAACATTGGATTTTCATTCGGTGACATATATTCTCACACTATTTTCTTGCATGCTCTGGGTGTACTATGGTTTCATCAAGAAGAATGCCACTCTTTTGATTTCCATCAACTCAATAGGGATCGTTATGGAGACTATCTATATCCTCATTTTCCTTGTCTTTGCATCAAATCAAGCTAAGGTAATacggattttttattttttaaatttttttaatagatcttttttaaagtaaaaaattgaaaaaaaaaaaaaaaaactgttaaaTTATACagtattctttaatttttttgggtgtgttttTAACTATGCAGCGTCACACATTATTGAAGGAATATTTTCTATGCAGGGGAGGATTCTCTTTAATTTTCCTGGTCTCATGGTATATATTTTCGGGTGTAGTTCGTGTTAACATTGTTGGATGGATTAATATGGCCATCTCTGTGGCTGCTTTGGCTTCACCCATTAACATAGTGGTAAGGACATATAGTCTCATTAATTCACAGCTATTTTTAAATTCAAGAGGCCaggtaaaaatatcatttttcttttaaaatttgtactATAATCTCTTCTATCTAATAATATCAACGTGACTCATTTAAAACTTAGCTTGATACTTTATTTACCAAAATTCAAAACCAAGATCTTGATTTGATGAAAAAATTAACATTCTTCCATTCAAATTTATTGGAATTGCATGTCACCgcgaatttttttaaagaatacacTATCCTTCTTTTAAGAACGATGGCTAAAAGTCAATCTCCTATGTTCTCTATTGTACTAGTGAACCTTTTGATTAAACTAACATGGATTCTCAAAATTGCTTTATGTATGTAGCTTCATGTGCTTCAAACTAAGAGTGTGGAGTTCTTGCCTATCtacttctccttcttcttcacaTTGAGTGAAATTATGTGGTGTAGCTATGGTTTGTTATTGAAGGACTTTTATATCGCGGTAACTAAACTAAACTTGATAGATTAATATTTCTTTCATCGAACAACTAATATAGTACTAATTTAAGAATGTTTATCCAAGTATAatacaatatgttatattttaacttttttattttgaagatGCCAAACATCTTTGGATTTTTCTTGGGATTCATACAAATTTGGTTGTATGTGATCTACTGGAGGCCAAATTCAGTTGCAccagaaaatgaaaatgtggCTGATCACGTAATGGATGTGGAGATGTTAAGGATGCCTGATCAATTGGTGCAACATGATATGATGTGGATTCTAGGAGAAGTTTAAGCAATGGTGAGACTGAAACGAACTCGGAGGCTAATTGATACACTTCAAAAGACAATTATATGGTTGGAGGATAATTGTATTGACTCTCATCATGGAATAAAGTTATTAGTGTTACTATCATTCTCAAGTTCGTACGTACCAGAAATGATCATCAAAATATTAAGAATTATTTCTTCTTGCTTTATTCTTATTGTTATTTATCTTAGAGCTATACATGCTTATAGTGTGGAACCTAAGGAATTTACACCTAATTAAAAAATGTCTATCGATATTGATGACGCAATGGGACCTCAgagtattattgttatttatcTTAGAGCTATACATGCTTATAGTGTGTAACCTAAGGAATTTGTGCCTACTTAAAAAGTGTATTGATACTGATGTCGCTATGGGATCTTGAGGCCCAGTTTTATTCATAGAGCCTTGGCCCAAGGAGATGGTGAAGGAAGAAGGTTGACCCAAGTCTCGTTGGGTCAGGAAGAAGGGTGATGGTAGCCCAAGGGAAGGAATGGTGAAGAAACATGGTATAGCCCAAAAAAGTTACCGGGGTGGTCACGATGTTGGCGCTGGTGAAGGTAGTGGCACACCGTACACGTGTTTGGAGCCTAAAGGGGAAGAATACAATATTTGAGGTAGTGCTACCAAAGCGTATCAAACCCGCAACCTCCACAGGGCAACACAAGGACCAATCTGCCAAGCCACTGCATACTTTATGTATAGAAGTGCGACACCTCATACTTTTCCCCATTTTGGCGATGACAACATAGTAGGAGGACCATGCCTGGCCAATGGTAGGCCGACATCTTGCCGGCGGGACTGGTACGCCCCCCAGGCGTGGCAACGACGCCCCCACCGGAGGGTGGCACAATGTTGAAGGCATGTACTACGTGCAtgtctagtggcaccaagttgctctctcatatgagaggttgtggatttgagcctcagtggaggcggtactgactctttgtgctttagtaggttgtgtgttttttacttttattctatttttgacttttacacatttatttaaaaataaatttatagttGGTTTTGAAGATTGTAATTTTCTAATAATACGATCTCAGCATCTTCAAAATCAATTAAATACATTTccactatactaataagagccaaagagagttaggcctaaaatggatagaaaaaatggcggtcaaattatttaatcaaatggatggttcagatgaattatttaatcaaatagatggttaagataattcagattaatattattaatagagattacttaatttaaccttacttttatgattatccgttaagttttccgttaaatattctcttctccgttaatattccgttaacttttaatttacccattaatttctataagaaaggtcttaggttcgaacctcatctcaatcaaatttgacataattaagtttctcactctattttactcttattaaattaaataaattagtagctacaacaaaaaatgatacatatgtatttctttaatttagaattatgtgtctataatacctttatttgaaaaaattagtcattatcaaaaaattaaattaaataagagaaataatttaattagttatactgtctttattttctctcatgcaaagattctttacattcaaatttatcaattgatattcattacattgtccattatcttatttttttcaatatcttgtaattaaatatcaaagttatagtacaaaataattttatatatttatttaccaagtattttattaatactatgaaattttttttttaaataatttgaagctaattatattaactacttggagattggttgacaaagaaagtactcaaataataacccaacaaattgaagcggaatcactctattttactcttattgaattaaataaattagtagttacaccaaaaaatgatacatatgtatttctttaataacatatgtatttctttaataccatgaaaaaaataaaaaaaatagtttgaaaccaatcatattaactacttgggggatttgttgacaatgaaagtactcaaataagccataacccagcaaattgaagcgagaaactaccttttaatatctttggaatacataatattttaaattttcaaatttttattaatttatttaatcttttttcttaaactagggatttctttatccacaataactcattcaacaataatggttgaaccaaaagaaccccaagcagaacacctaaaggaaagtccatagctcctatatcataatctcattgcatgacattgtcatctatgctaccaacaataaccgaattgcaaataacacactaccaacaaaaaggaagagaacaaatagtaaagatgaagccAGTGACAATGTttctcaaaagagaattaataatacttagaaaaattcaaactaaaagtagtatttatttagactatcatttttagaccaaagatttagactatcaattttacaaagttacaaacatttattttagtgacaattataatgaatttctcatattatcttggattcatacactttgagttacatatttaaataaacaaattcgacattcaattacctatgtataaacttctcctatataatcttgcattgatatactttcaatttttttttgataatagatatactttcaaatatttatttaaatataacattgggcattaacacattcgcgcaatgcgcgtataaaactagtattctTAATAAATAGCAAATATTCCACATAAAACATTGGCATAATACATCATGTTGTAATATTTATAGAGGGACATAACTTAACTACTAAAGTATATTAAAACGGGGAAAAGATTGGCCGGGAAACACAAGGCAAAcgcatatataaatatttgtggTGAAAGGATGGCTTTATTTATCTTCTTTTCCGTAaattaatttcttctttttccgtTTAATTTGTTAAAACCTCTCAACAATCGTGATCATCATATTAAGCGTTGCTAGTGAGAAAACGCATCATACATGCATACTCTCTAAatttagcttagcttagctttaTTCTAACACTGCATATTAGTTTAGTGTTTACGTAGAGGAGGTTTATCACGTACCTAGCTTCACCGCTGCAAATTCTACACTTGTAACAATGCATCAGAATTTGGCGTGCAATTCAAGTGCGCTACTGAAATCCTAGCTTAGCTAGTTTATTCAATTTTATGCTCAATATTAATTAGTTTACGTAATTATATATTGTACCAATGAGCTGAGGCCTAATTACACCATCCCTATACTAGCATCTGTATGTTCATTACATGCTCTGACAGATATTCATTTTCCTCTATAATTGGATTTGGCTCCCAGTAGATCACATATAACAAACTTTGTATGAATCCCATGATACACCtacatgtcaattataaatATGTTGTTGGATCATTTTCCTCTATACTATATTATTTGAAGTATGTTGTTGGATcgataaagaaaatatttaattaagtcaAGTTTAGTTACCATGATACACATGTTAGTTATAAGTACATCAAGCTACATAAAAGAATTTTGATGTATTGGGAGGGATCCCCTCCGGACTCTATTCTTGATATTtctctaatataattaattgaagtttttggttttcaaaaaaaaaaatggtaataaTTAGACActacacaaataaaaaataattcctTCAATGTTTGACActacacaaataaaaaataaaaaaaaaaataaaacaaatataagaacaagaatttaacaattttatttaatttttcaccTTTATAAAAGATCTAATGATGAATAAAGAATAATATTGTGTATTACGTACCCTAGCTTGATTTGTTGCAAAAGACAAGAAAAATGAGAATATAGGTTAGTCTCAGCAACAACTTCTATTGATGAGCTAATGAAGATGAGAAGAGTGGCATTCTCAGTGTACTATGGTTTCATCAAGAATTAGAGGAGGTGTATGACGTACCTAGCTTCACCGCTGCAAATTCTACACTTGTAACTCTGCATCAGAATTTGGCGTGCAATTCAAGTGCGCTATTGATGAAATCCTAGCTAAGCTAGTTTATTCAATTTTATgctcaatattatattaattagtttacGTAATTATTGTACCAATTAGTTGATCTGGCTCTATAGATTTCAATAACATTGAATAACTCATATGATCACATTGCCAAGAGCATGGTAATAATTGATTCTTACACTGGTGCAAGGAATACAAATACTGAGAAGATGTTCCCTGAAACACCATGCAAATAAATCACTAATACAGCAATTAGAAACATGTTGGTGGCATTGAGatcataatattaaatatgaaaGAAGAATCATCATGTTGGAGCATATAtaaagaagaggaaaaagaaaacaactTACCAAGGATTCCAAAAActggctttcaaaaaaaaaaaaaaaaaaaaaaaaaaaaaaaaaaaaaaaNNNNNNNNNNNNNNNNNNNNNNNNNNNNNNNNNNNNNNNNNNNNNNNNNNNNNNNNNNNNNNNNNNNNNNNNNNNNNNNNNNNNNNNNNNNNNNNNNNNNNNNNNNNNNNNNNNNNNNNNNNNNNNNNNNNNNNNNNNNNNNNNNNNNNNNNNCCTCCACCTCCTCGACTATTATACCCTTCGTTGGTATAATTTTCTTGCGACACAAATGCACTCCTTCACCATTGTTTCCTTGTGATACAAAAATACTCTTTTCAGGAAGTTCATTATGCATGGCACATCCTTTTGTAGGCTTACACTTGCAAGCCACatggctttaaaaaaaaaaaaaaaaaaaaaaaaaaaaaaaaaaaaaaggattccAAAAACTGAGAGCCAAAGATGATGATGGAGACCTACAATAATagccattaatttctttaaacaCCGGTCCTTAGCTTCCTTCTGTCACAAACTCTAattcttctatatatataatgattagctatatatatatatatatatatatatatatatatatatatatatatttgtggtGAAAGGATGGCTTTATTTATCTTCTTTTccgtaaattaatttgttctttCTCCGTTTAATTTGTTAAAACCTCTCAACAACGTAACGTACAATCTAAATTTAGCTTTACTCTAACACTGTTAGTttagtgtttagtgtttacGTAGATCAGAGGTGTATCACCGCTAGCTACTGCAAATGAAGCTGGCGTGCAATTCAAGTGCTACTGATGAAAtcatagctagctagcttattCAATTTTATGCTCAATATATATTAGGTTACGTTTTTGTACCAATGAGGCCTAGTTACtacttacaaattattattttatcttgagtcatcctttatttcttttcctttaaaATTTTGGGTGTTTAAACTTAATTAGGTATTGCTATATATTCTACCTTGCATATTCAATAGCATTAATTAAAGCAACTGTCGTTTGAAGAAAGTGTGGGTTTTATTTATAATCTTTTTCCGtgaatttatttttcctttttctgtttcactacaaaaaaatacgaaaatagcgacggaatttTCTGTCGCTAGAAGAGGAAAATTTCGTCGCTAAAACGATTAGCGACGGAATCGGTCCGTAGCTAGAAGTAGCGTCGCTAAAattttgcaatgcaatttttttcCATCTCTAAGTTTAGCGACGGTTTTTTAGTCACTAAACATACAAATATCCGTCACTAGTGTCTTTCCCACAACGATTTGAATGACGAAATTTGCAAGGGAATAGCGTCGAAAAATTTCGTTGCTAAATTTAGCAACGGATATTCCGTCGCTATTTTGTTTCTATAGGTGTCATTTGGCTACGACTTAGAAATGGAAATATCTGTCACTAAATATAGAGACGAAAAATTCCGTCATTATTTTGTTGTCATTCTTTATTGTTTGAAGGTATTTGGTTACGGATTTACTACGGTTCTTATTCGTCGCTAacttcttaaaattaaaaaaaaaaaactactaattaattaatattgcaTACATGTATTAaacctataatataatacttcaataatataattgcaaagtatattatattaagaaattcaatgtcaataaaaataacaaaagtatGACATTAATTATAAAGTGTTACATCATTAGAAAAGGTaccaaatatattaatacaCATGATCTAATCATCTCTTAAGTTTTCAACATTTGAATTAGCATAATGTTCAGCTTGACACTCATTGCAAAATGTGTTGGGAACAACTTTCAAAATCACCAGTTAATATTAATTGGCGAAGATTATAGACATGCTTCCTTTGCACCTGAAAAGACAATTAGCAAATTTTATAGTTGACccaaaattcataaaataaggCATTGACATGCCAGAAAATGGAAGTAGGGAACTCTACTATACTATTAAATGGATGCCTCAAGAACTTCATCAAATTCCACAAGGCTCTTTCTTATGCCAAAGAAGTACTTCTCCGCACTGATTTGGAGGGACAAAAGCTGAATGGTTCAAATTCATAACACAAtttgtttaaaagaaaaaaaaaaggaaaaggaaaataatcGTAGAAATGAGTAAAAGAATGTCAAATATAAAAAAGCTAAAGCAACATTAAGCTAAATGTACTTAGACTTCTTCAAGTACATAGACATTAAAAGACATATTTAGTGGCATATACATTACCTGTTTAAGAAGCGCATCATCTTCAATTGGAGTATCTTCATTAGTAATCCTGGATATAAGCTTCACTGCCCACTCAGTATCAAAGTTAAACTTTTGAAACATCTCATCCTGCAAGCTATAATTAATATGGGAGTTTTAAACATTTCATATGCATCCTACAAGCTATAATGTATATGGTAATATGATGAAAATCTAAATTTTCATGTAAGGGGCAGGGTCAAGGAAAGAATCAAAATGAACAAACAATTTGGGATAAGAGGAAGTGAATAAAAATGCCTAGTAGCAATCCTGAAAAGCATTCACTCCATTTCATGAGGAAATCTCCTGAATAGCGACGGATTCAGGAGATTTCCCtgaatccgtcgctaatctatttaaaaaatttcccaCGATGATGCTTTAGCAAGGGAAATTTTAATCCATCACTAGATTAGCGACAGATAATTTTTCTGTCGCTAATCCGTagcaattaaaattatttaatcaacccgtcaaaaatccgtcgctagtCTATCTCTATTTTATGCGCAACAATTTaccgctaaaattagctacgGAGTTAATGACAAAAATTTTCCGTCGCTAACTTTCAATTTCtcgaaaataaataaatcacacTAAACCGTCGCTATTCCATCATTAAATTAGCAACGGAATGGATCCATCGTTATttccgcatttttttttttttgtagtgatttGTTAAATTAAAACCTCTCAAAAACGTAGAGTCGTGATCATTAAACTTTGCTTGCTAACACCGCGTGAGAAAACGTATCATCTCGTGACATATATTCgctatacacacatatatacgtTAATTAAGGTGCTTGCTTGCATTCTAATCAATTTAGCTTTCTAACACTATTTAGTGTTTACGTAGAGGTACGTGTAACACCTTCACCGCTGCAAATTATAGGTGGACACTTCTAAGACTGTATGAGAATCTGGCGTGCAATTCAAGTGCGCTACTGATCATTAAacttttattctattttttggcCATGAaacatttgtttaaaaatacatttatagtTGGTTTGGGAGGTTGTAATTTTCTAATAATACATGATCTCATCTGCATCTTCAAAATCAATTAATtgcatttatttataataaatggaAAATATTCCACATAAAACATTGGGATAACAAATGCATGCTGTAAAATGTAGTAAATATTCTCTACTCTCAGTACAAATTTTATTCCCTTTAATGAGTAGCCTCTAAGTTTGTTTCAATATTACCGTCGCTTGAATTTCTCCCAGATTTACGGGGTACACTATCCCTAGCATCTATATGTTCATTACATGCTTTGGCACATATTCATCAAttcctttaatttataattggaTTTGGCTCCCAATAGATCACATATAGCAAGCTTTGTATGAATCCCAACAGAATTGCAAAGATGCTTGGCAACTAAATAAAAAGTTATtaccatataatataaaatcttGTATAGTACTTAGAAAAACTATTCTTGAATTGGTACTATATTATTTGAAGTATGTTGTTGgattgataaataaatatttaattaacgCGAATTTAGTTACCACGATACACATGTCAGTTATAAGTACATTATCAAGCTACATAAAACAATTTTGAGAATTCAAAttagtttaataaaaaaaaatgttggtgcaATTATTGCACCATCCACTATTTTGTGATTTGAGTTAAAGAAGATTGATTTTCCttgaataaatattttgagtttga from Ipomoea triloba cultivar NCNSP0323 chromosome 6, ASM357664v1 includes:
- the LOC116023577 gene encoding bidirectional sugar transporter SWEET15-like, with amino-acid sequence MQILHLHHHLWILLFGILGNIASIFVFLAPVSTFIQICRAKSTLDFHSVTYILTLFSCMLWVYYGFIKKNATLLISINSIGIVMETIYILIFLVFASNQAKRHTLLKEYFLCRGGFSLIFLVSWYIFSGVVRVNIVGWINMAISVAALASPINIVLHVLQTKSVEFLPIYFSFFFTLSEIMWCSYGLLLKDFYIAMPNIFGFFLGFIQIWLYVIYWRPNSVAPENENVADHVMDVEMLRMPDQLVQHDMMWILGEV